The Deltaproteobacteria bacterium sequence AGAAACGCGACCCCGTCGGCGCGGCCGTCGATGAGCCCCAACACGAGGCCCGCGGTTCGCCGGGCGAGCGGCGGCCCTTCGGCGGCGACCTTGTCGAGGGCGGCCCGGCTGGCGCCATCGTCTCCGTTGGCCAGAAACAGCGCGGCGGCCGCGACCAGCCGGCGCGTCGCGTGTGCCTCGCCGGCGACCAGGCGCGACGCGAGCGCGTCGACCGATTGGGACGCGGCGTAGGCCATCGCCAGCGGGGACAGCGCCGCCGCGCGCACGTCGCGCGCGGGGTCGTCGAGCGCGGGTTCGAGCAGCGCCACCACCGCCTGCGGATCGCGCGCGACGAGTCCCTCGCTGGCAGCCGCCGCTCGCGCGCGCACCGCCTCCGACGGCGCCGCGAGATCGCGCGCGAGCCGCGTCCGCACGGCGTCGATCGGGCCGACGCGCGCCAACGTCTCGAGGGCGAGCGCCGCGATCGTCGGGTCGGGGTCGCGCGTGGCGAGCGCCAGGGCGTCGTCGACGGCATCCTGCCCGAGCGCATCGGAACCGGCGGCGATCGCGGCGAGGGCCGCGCGCCGAACCGACGCCTCCGGATCGCCGAGCGCCGCGTGGATCGCCCCCGCCGCGTCGCCGCCGGCGGCCAGCGCGGCGCGGACGCCCGCGACGCGCACCGAGGCGGATGCGTCGGCGAGCGCCACCGGGACGAGCCCGGTCGCACCGATCGCGCTCGCCGCCGACAGCAGTTCCAGCTTCTCGGCCGCGTCGGCGCGTTCGAACGCGCGTTGAAGTGCCGCGGCGGCGCGGTCGGGGGCGTCGCGGCCGAGCGCGGCCAGGCCGCGCACCGCGAGAATGCGCACGCCGCGGTCGTCGTCCGTGGCCAATCCGACGAGCGCCTTCGCCGCGCGGTCGCGCGTCGCCTTGCGCCGTGCGAGGGCCGCAAGCGCACGCGCCGCGTCGGCGCGAATCACCGGGTCGCTGTCGCCGGCCAGTGCGATCGCCAGATCGTCGACCTGCCTCGGGTGTGCGTTGACGTGTGCGACCGCGCAGTCGGCGATGAGTCGCCGGACGTCGATCGACGGATCGCGCGTGGCGCGCCGCAGCTCGCGCGCGGCGCTGCGGGATCCGGCCGCGAGCGCATTGCACAAGCCGCGCACGCCGATCGGCTTGAGCGCGGCATCGTCCTTGCCGCGCGCCGCGGAGACGAGGTACGTGAACACGGCAGACGGCTTCGTCCGCGCGACCTGTGCGTACACCTCGGCGGCGACCCGCCGCGCGCGTCCCTTCTTTTTCCACAACTGCGCGATGCCTCCGACCGCCGCGCTCGTCGAGCCGCCGACTTCGACGCTGTTGGCCAACCCGTAGGCCGCGCCCACCGCGACGTCGAAGCGGTCCTTCTTGATCAACTCGTACAGCTCGTTTTGTGCCCGCCGCCCGACGAATCCGTAGGCGCGCGCCGCCGCCGCGCGTACCGCCGGCGAATCGTCCTCGAGCAGCGGTTTGAGCGACGGACCCGCGGCGGGTTCCTTCGTGCGCGCCAGTTCTCCCCAGCCGAGTGCGATCGCCTGGCGCATCGCCGGGCTCAATCCCGCGAGCCCCTCCGTGAGCGACACCAGTTCGACCGCGGCATCCTGCGGGTTGACGCGGGCGAACAGCGGCCACGCGGCCGTCTTGATCGCCTCGTCGTCCGATCGCGTGGCGAGCCGCAGCGGGCCGGCGAGTTCCCCGTATACCGATTTCGGCGCGTACTCGTCGAGCAATTCGAGCGCCAGCAGTCGGTGGTCGGTTGGCGCGCGGTGATCGCTCACGAGCGCGATCGCGGCCCGGGACGCGCTTTCCGGGTCGGTGCGGAACGCGCGGCGCAGCAACTCGGCCGCCCGCTTGCGGTGGCGCGCGACGGCGTCGGGATCGGCGAGGATGCGCACGGCCGCGTCCGCGTCGGCCGCGTCGGCGGTGTCCGTCGCGAGCGCGGCGAGCAACTCGGCGCGGGCGGCCGATTGCGGGTCGGCGGCGAGCGCGAGTTGGAAGATCGCGTGCGCCGCTTCGTCGCCCAGCGACCGCGCGGCGGAAAACGCCAGGTGGCGGATGTGGGCATCGGCCGACGCCGCCGCGTCCGCCAGAACGTCCCGGTACGCGTCGGGAAGGCGCGCCGCCGCCGCCGTCGCCAGCGCGAGCGCCGCGGTCTGCACCGCGGGGTTGTCGCTCGCGAGCGCCTGCTTGACCAGCGACACCTCCTGCGAGCCGCCGCGCGCGATCGGCCGCAGCGCGTCGAGCACGGCGATCCGGTCGTCGTCGGACAGATCGGATGCCGACAGCGGCGCCAGGTGCACCGCGTCGCCCG is a genomic window containing:
- a CDS encoding NACHT domain-containing protein translates to MPATTYPQTGTPLRGLAAFTESERDVFYGRDGERDELAKLITGDGFRAGLLYGEAGVGKTSLLRAGLIPHLRDHGVIVLPCDDLSDPARSFAEAAHAVTGQNPSEGEQPLNYLARIVSQAIEGQLYLFVLDDVDYLLGLNDQRINAQLGDLFARVVTRSRGRARFLFSCCSARVHRFGALEKRTGSLFPPASRFELRRFDPPTAAHVLERTLSLAGLTSDRTLADAVVDQLAAAGPILPADLQIAALAIRALRIATVDDLRAAGGATELERQWIGHVAATTGNERAALRLLAELATGDEAPPQPPDWAAARAGIDREFARRAAAAFAEHGLLYVVRGADGAHHYRLAHELLAGRIREIAAPARAAARRAYELLGSKAAQHRRLSLREWWQVRREGIAPSTPEELAVLHRTRRFFRAAAAVAVGVPLAALVTIWLALAGNYYLGAAPTRDGRTERVVVRKGSPGLSAFFWLPASPRYGSIVADPGVTRAMIAADRWPEIADGDVVGDLGGTGYADAVLERLDPIERALWSYAATGDAVHLAPLSASDLSDDDRIAVLDALRPIARGGSQEVSLVKQALASDNPAVQTAALALATAAAARLPDAYRDVLADAAASADAHIRHLAFSAARSLGDEAAHAIFQLALAADPQSAARAELLAALATDTADAADADAAVRILADPDAVARHRKRAAELLRRAFRTDPESASRAAIALVSDHRAPTDHRLLALELLDEYAPKSVYGELAGPLRLATRSDDEAIKTAAWPLFARVNPQDAAVELVSLTEGLAGLSPAMRQAIALGWGELARTKEPAAGPSLKPLLEDDSPAVRAAAARAYGFVGRRAQNELYELIKKDRFDVAVGAAYGLANSVEVGGSTSAAVGGIAQLWKKKGRARRVAAEVYAQVARTKPSAVFTYLVSAARGKDDAALKPIGVRGLCNALAAGSRSAARELRRATRDPSIDVRRLIADCAVAHVNAHPRQVDDLAIALAGDSDPVIRADAARALAALARRKATRDRAAKALVGLATDDDRGVRILAVRGLAALGRDAPDRAAAALQRAFERADAAEKLELLSAASAIGATGLVPVALADASASVRVAGVRAALAAGGDAAGAIHAALGDPEASVRRAALAAIAAGSDALGQDAVDDALALATRDPDPTIAALALETLARVGPIDAVRTRLARDLAAPSEAVRARAAAASEGLVARDPQAVVALLEPALDDPARDVRAAALSPLAMAYAASQSVDALASRLVAGEAHATRRLVAAAALFLANGDDGASRAALDKVAAEGPPLARRTAGLVLGLIDGRADGVAFLASRVR